In Calliopsis andreniformis isolate RMS-2024a chromosome 9, iyCalAndr_principal, whole genome shotgun sequence, the genomic window AGAACACTCGTAGTATCACAACGCGCAATCAATATTCGATGCGTCGACGATAAAAGTCACATCGCAGAGGCTGCATCGAATATGTCGTCTCATATTATATTTAAATAGTAGATTAAGACAATTTGTAGATATACGAGCTACCTTTATTTGTTGCACCCACGAAGAGGCGGAAAGTGAGAGTTGACAAGGAAAATGAAATCGATGGAGGAAGAAACGGAATAACTAAAATCGTGAAAATGTATCAGAGACGTATCTCCATCGCGTTACTTTTGAATGATTCGTGCAACTTACACTAGAAGAGTATATAATACACGTTGCATATAGTTTATTGCTTCCATATTAATTATTACGCAGAGTGTTTCAGAGAGGGTGAAACAATCGGGTAGGGGAAATAGAGTGAAATCTTTTTCACGTGAAATTTCCCTTTTGAGAAAATCGAATTTCAAAAATGTAACCGTATAGTGGGGAAGAGACTAAAATGAAGTTTGTTAAGCCGTGAATTAGAAAAGCGTATGCAATGAAGtttcaaattcgattttttcGAAAACGAAGTTTCGTGGGAAAAAATTTAACTCtatattcttttatttatttttacacgTAGAATTCACTCGATTTCGATACCTACCTTGAAACattctatacatatacatatttctaTTCGACTAATCATCCGATATTCGGTAATAAAGTATCGAGTAACATTCAATCGTTGCAACTATCATTAATAATCACTTCGTATTTGCATAACATCGGGCATTCCTGCCAAAGACATATAACACTCTTTGCAATAATACTTTCGTTTTTAAATATACATTCCAATCATTTTCATTGAACTTATTTAATTCTTTTTAgtttcaatatttaataatactttTTGAGTTTTAATTAACGAAAGATTGAAGAAAGATTTAAATATATTCGTTATGCAAGTAGTTAAAtaagattattattatattattgtctGTAAAACACGATCTGAAATAAATGTATACACTTATTAATACGTATAGAAGGTAAATAGAGCATCTAAAAGTATATGTTTGgatatttctgttgtatttaaatttatagAAAAATGGCTAGAAGTGAATATTCATTTTGACAAATTTTTCTTtcaaaatgaatatttttttactATCATCACTTTCTAGTAAGTTAAAACACAACAGAGTTATTTAAGTGTATACTTCTATATACTCCTACCTGCATATACAATTTGGGACTTTAATAAAAGTATACAAAAGTATATAATGTTCACTATTACTAGAAAATTTATGCACTTACCAACAAATGTATACTAAATAAACATTTTTcgatgaaaactgaaaattttcaGATAAAAGTTATGAAATAAATCGCATATTAGTAGGAAACTATTACTTTTAAAATGATCACATATTAGAAATCGTATTGTTGCGTACGAATTCTACGAATATCATTCAGTTTCGGATCTTAAATTTTTCTAAAATGGAAAACTAATTCAATTAGCATCATTTTGATGCacagttatattatattataactgTTTTCAATAATATAATGAGTAGTATTTGTGGCACATAACATGCTATTCACGAGCACAGAACATTAATGTTAAATTTAGTTTCAAAGCTGATGTTTAAATACTAGGTAGGAACAAGTGCATTTCAACTCCTGAAGTACATATTAGACATAATACTTAGTGAGTTTACTTTAGTTTTTTGGATTAATTGGCACAGCGTATACTAAATCCTTGCACATCACATACTACACAGTGGACACAGAAGCTCGCTGCTACTCATCAGCTCGATAAATCAAGGTCAGTTTGCACATACTTTGTGATTCTTGAATAAAACTACGAATCATCACTCAAGTTTGAAAATAAATTAGGAATATTTCCTTTAATTTTCATtcgaattattttattttccagGTTGACGGCACTCAAGGGATGACGTCTTCTACTGAGCAACCAAAAAAAGATGTGCCACAACCCCCGCCAACTACTCCAATAAAAGCACAGAAACTAGTATCGCCTACTTCTGCAATGATTCCTAAAGCAGTTAACAATTTAGCTAATGGAACCTCGAAGGGCTTAAATTTGGAAGATAATAAAAATATGACACAAAATAAAAGAATGAAATTATCGAATACTTCCAAGAATACGTCCGCAAAAAAATTACGTCTTCCAAAATTAGTATCGACTACACCACAAGAAATTGCTCCCACTTCTAAAGTACAGTCCAACGTTATTTTACCGAAATTAATCGAACCATCTAGTGAAGTAGCTCGCGTTGCAcactgaattattcatttttattaacatatggttattaatttattattgtataaaattaatttttgcttgaaaataattaattttctaacTGTAATACATATAGAAATATAAAAGATATCCATGTGTTAATAACCTATGTATTGTATACAGTTTCACAAAAATATGGATTTGTTTGGTACAGTATAAAAAATGTTACATCTACATTTAATCTTTAAAATCAATAATGCATATTTTTGTAGACAAGGAATAGGATTAGTAAGCGAAATAATACATGctaaaaatatgtataaacgGCTTTTAATGTACATAGCAAAATATATCTCCATTACATAAATGCTTTCAATATGTCAAAGTTAGAAGAGATCGTTGATTAAATCTACGATACGTCATATTTtattaattgaaaatataatCCTGAGATAATTCGTCTTTTTTTATCAGCTAACGTATTAGTGCATTATTTGCTTAATTTTTTGAAATATGGTGTTTACAAAAAGAAACTGAAACGTTTATGGAAACAAGGTTCACAAAAAATGTGAAGCCTAATATGTTAATAGGAGATTCTAAAATACTTGATTGTAACAATTATATTATTGGCAGTTTTATGCTGTCATAAAAAAGAACTATGAAATACAGTAAATTAGAATATCTAGATTACATCTAGATTAATTTTTCTTTGGCAGTGGTGGTGGAACTAATCTAACTCCAGTAAAGTAAGGATGATTCAATCCCTTTCTTGCTGTTATCCTTTGATTAGGATCATAAGTTAGAAGTTTCTATAAAAATAAGAATTGTTAATATTAATATCAAACCATACCTAAATATTAACTAATTAATTACTACTGAAGCACAATCCTTACCAACAGCAAATCTTTGGCATCAGAATCAAAAGAAGGCACAACTTCATCTAAACATCGAGGTTCCCAATTTGGAAACATAGAAGTATAATTAGTTAATTGTGTTACACCTGGCCAGATACTTTCATCAGGTGTGCCTAATGTACGAAATATCCTGAAAAGTTGATCTATTTCCGAATCTCCTGGAAATAAGGCTCTCCTGGTTGCCTATAAAAACAACTATTACTATTTTTGAAAGTTTAGATTAATATAAAGTAAACAATGTTTTAACATTAATCATTTCTGTCTCATACAACAATGATATATTATTAGCATCAAAATTATACCATCTCTGCAAATATACAACCAAGGCTCCAAATGTCCActgcaatagaatataatttagTTCCTAAAAGTATTTCTGGTGCTCTGTACCAAAGAGTTACTATTTCATGTGTATATGTTCGGACAGGAACACCAAATGTTCTAGCCAACCCAAAATCTGCCAATTTTATGTAGCCCTCACGATCTATTAACAGATTCTGTGGTTTTAAATCTCTGtgtaaaatgcaatgaagatgGCAGAAGGAAATTGCTTTCAATAACTGATATAGATAGCTCTGTAAAAATAACAGACTTGTCTTTGAACAATGCATGCACCTACTTTTAACAGCGATTATTTTTCAGAGCAATACCTTTACAAGGGCTTGATCTAATCCTCCTTTAACAGAATCTAATAATTTTTTCAAATCCTGTTGCAAGAATTCAAAAACAAGATAAAGATGTTTGTCTCCATCTACCACATCAAACAACTGAACAATATTTGGATGAGCAAGTTCTCTTAACAAAGATATTTCTCGAATTGCAGTGGATGGAACACCTTCACTTTCCCTAatgtaaattaatattattttattagacATATATACATACTAATTGCATGATCATAAAACAGTTTATATTAGACTTATTTTGTTCTTTCaagtaaaaatatacaaatataaagtaagttttcaaatcttgaaatattatgtatttacaacagtaaaaaatattgtaactaaaacaatttaaagaaatataattGATGAGTATGTTTCATTGATTTGATGGTTAATATAAACACTGTACTACAACTAAGTACCACTAAAGGAGAAACTTATAGTGGAAATCCCAGTGATAGCATTTGTACTCATGATGAATTAATTAAaagatataaaattaaaaaccaGGCGTGCATGACACAATGGGACAAGCTGAATAATGTGGTGCTACGAAAATTTAGTGTACCGTGGCCCCTGCAGATTCAGCTGACCCCAATGTGCAAGTTAGCAGATGTGTTAGCAATACATATAAGCAAAAATTCAGCCAATTTGGTAACCATTTTGGTCGTTgatagaaatattttaataatccctAATATATGCAAATTACTAAGACATTTATAATATTATTGGATAATAGATTATTAGCGCAAAGAAATAAAagttttctaaatatttaaaaactatacaattttaacaaaatattgtTAAAATTAATAGAGATTTATTATATTCATGAAATATTAAGTATAGtgtgaaatataaatttaaaataccTTAAATTACGTTAGTACATacgaaacaataaaaatcatctaacaaacttatatttttttagGTGTATATACATGAATAAAAGATACTATTAATAATAAAGTTTCATTTCATTTTGTTAAGAATACCAAAACC contains:
- the LOC143184093 gene encoding uncharacterized protein LOC143184093; amino-acid sequence: MTSSTEQPKKDVPQPPPTTPIKAQKLVSPTSAMIPKAVNNLANGTSKGLNLEDNKNMTQNKRMKLSNTSKNTSAKKLRLPKLVSTTPQEIAPTSKVQSNVILPKLIEPSSEVARVAH
- the LOC143184092 gene encoding cyclin-dependent kinase 2, with amino-acid sequence MDNFVKIEKIGEGTYGVVYKAKDKLTGKLVALKKIRLETESEGVPSTAIREISLLRELAHPNIVQLFDVVDGDKHLYLVFEFLQQDLKKLLDSVKGGLDQALVKSYLYQLLKAISFCHLHCILHRDLKPQNLLIDREGYIKLADFGLARTFGVPVRTYTHEIVTLWYRAPEILLGTKLYSIAVDIWSLGCIFAEMATRRALFPGDSEIDQLFRIFRTLGTPDESIWPGVTQLTNYTSMFPNWEPRCLDEVVPSFDSDAKDLLLKLLTYDPNQRITARKGLNHPYFTGVRLVPPPLPKKN